The Ensifer adhaerens genome contains the following window.
GATTTCTGCGAGGTGCGCATCGCGCCAGTCGCCTCACAGCGAGTTCTGGAAAGCATTCGGCCCTATCTCATAGGTCTTGTCGTTCACCGCCGGCCACCACCGATCGTGAGTGGCCGTATGGATTGGGCGGCCATTGGCCAGGCATGCGGGATTGAAGGCGAAATGACCGCGGAGTTGAAAAAGCAGCTGCGTCCAGGTTTGGACGCGATTATCCGCTGGCTCGGAACGCCACCCGTCGCCGAGGACATCCTGTCGGCGAAACCACGTGCGAAGACGAAGAAACCCATCCCCCGGAAGTCGGAAACTGTGACGCGTTCCAGGCCGCAACAGATCCGCTCAGACAAGATCCCGGCTCAATCTTCGTCAATGCCAAGAGGGCCACAACCGAAACCGATTAGTCCTTTTCCTGAACCATTGTTCGAAGCAACTGATGATCCGGCCAGCTTTCAAGATGCCCTCGTTTATCAGATGCGCCGGTTCGGCGAGAGCTACTGGCAACTCTACCGCGCCGTCGTTGGCCTGGGTGAGACGTTCGATGAAAAGACTCTGCTGTCGTGGGTTCAGGGCGAGCGCGTGCCGCGATCTCTGATGAGTTTCGAGATCCTGTCCCGTATCGAGCGGCGCTACCGACTGGGACAGGGCTATTTCAAAGCGAAGCTGCCGCACCAATCCCGCTCCCTTTACGGCCACGATATGGGTGAGATCCTGAAGCGCATGCCGGATGAAAATCGTTATCCTCGGGCAGCAGCCGAAGCGGTCCGCTCTTTCCTTTTGCTACGCCTCGGCTTGCATCTGGGGCTCCGGCAAAAGAACCTTCGACAGCTTCGCTTGTGCCCGCGCGGGCATTTTCCGACATCGGAGCGGCGGCTGGAGGACATGAAATGCGGAGAACTACGCTGGAGCGATCGGGAAAACGGTTGGGAGGTCCTGATCCCGTCGGTCGCCTTCAAGAACTCAGGCTCGTCATTCTTCGGACAAAAGCCGTTCCGTTTGATCCTGCCGGATTTGCTCGACCTCTACAAATACCTTGAGGCCTATATCGATCGCCATCGCGGTGTGCTGCTCGGTCCAGCGAAAGATCCAGGCACCTTTTTCGTCAAGACGGTGAAGACGACAAGTCTGGACGCGGCATACGATTCCACCAAATTCTATGAAGCCTGGCGGACCGTGATCCAACGCTACGGCATCTACAATCCCTATACCGGTCGCGGAGCCATCAAGGGCCTGCTGCCGCATGGACCGCATAATCTTCGGGATATTCTGGCAACCCATATCCTCAAGCAGACCGGGTCATACGAGCAGGCGAGCTATGCAATCCAGGACACACCGGATGTCGTCCAGCAGCACTACGGTCGCTTCCTGCCGCAGGACAAAGCGGCACTTGCGGCGAAAATCCTCAATCAGGTTTGGGAAGCCGCATAGCCGCGAGGATGAATCACCGATTCACATCGCCCGTGCAGATGCAAACCAAGCCCCGCATCTGCATGGGCCCTACCGGTCGTCTCCGCCTTGAAGGGAATCGAACCGGCGGCAGGTTAATAAGACAACTAAAGTATCTGGAAGGAAATGCTTCTTGGATAACGCATATTTATGGAACATCGAGCCCGATGACCGAGTGAATATTGAGCGTGAGGATACCTACATCTGTTCTATGATCTGCCGGAAGATCGGCGGCCACCAGCATCCCGGCGGAAAGCGCTCGCTGAGCCGGACGATCACCGTGCGGTCTTTCGGCGACACATAGATATGCTGTCCCAGGGCACCCATCGCAAAGAAATCATCAATGTCGCCGTGCTGGTAGCCCCACCAGAAATGCTTGTAGAATACCTTGCCCGAAGCGAATACGCGCCCCCAAGGCTTGCCGTTATAGTAGCGAAACCAGTCAGGGTCGCGTCGCGCCCCTGTGGCGCCTGTACTCGAGGCCACCCAGTCTGCCGGCACCACTTGGCGCCCGCCCACCATGCCGCCATCGAGGAACATCTGGCCGAATTTGGCGAGGTCCACCGCCGTCGCATTCAGGCCGCTCTCCATATGAGCAAAGCCCGCAGCCGTGCTATCGACCGTCAGGCTGGCTCGATTTTCTGCGCCGATCGGCTGCCATAGCTTGCGCTCGAAATAGCGCTGTAGTGGCTCGCCGGTTGCCTTTTCCAGCATCATGCCGACGATCATCAGGTGGTAGTCGTTATAATGAAAATAGGCGCCGACCGGATCGCTCACCGGCGCCCGCAGGGCCGCTGCTCGGCAGTCGGGAGAAAGATAGACGATCGCATCGTCCGACCAAGGCATCACCCCCTCGACGAAGCGCAGGCCACTGCGCATCTCGAGCAGGTGCCGCAAGGTCAGCGCACCCGCCGGCGATCCCGAAAGTGCCGGCAGCAGGGCCCCGACCGTCTCGTCGAGCCCAGCAAACAAACCCTCAGAAATGGCGCAACCCACCAATGCCGAAGTAAACGACTTGGTTACCGAGAAGCAGCGGTTGACGGTCTCGCGCGCGCCACCATTGCCGTAAAACTCGTATACAATGCTGCCGTCGCGGACAGCCACGAGCGCCGTGGTGCCGGTATCGACGAGCAGGCTCTCCAGAGCCGTTTCGTGGGTGCCTTTCGGGCCAAGTGTCGTGATCGCGCCGAATGTGACGTCCTTGTCGGACCGCGGCAGAGGAAGTGGCTTTTCGGCGGCTGCCAGCGCAACGCTGGGCAGGAGGAGGTGGTCATGATTGGACACCCCGCGCAGCCTGAGGAAGCGGCCAAGCCGCGTCGACATGAGGATGCCTTCCCCGTTCACCGCGTTCTCTCCATTCAACAAGCCGAGCACCAAGTCGCACTGCGCTTTCGGTTGATCTTGGCTGTCTTGTTTCTCTTGTCTCGTTGCCAGGCAGATAAGGATAGCTTGGCACGAGATGCTTGTCTTATGATTTTGGAGCTTCTTCGTGAGATAAGGAAGCGCCGGAGAGGACGGCCATCCTTCTCCGGCGATGGGGGACGGATCGTGGAAATGCAGGCCGCCATTCTGACGAATGCCGGGCCGAGCTAGAGTATGATCGCCCCCATCTTTTCCAATCGTCCTGAACGGATACCCGAGCTTTGAGGCTCGGATGACAAGCATGGGAGATGAGAAAAGATGACGGATATTACCATCGGCGCGGACATCTCGAAAGACCATGTCGATCTGCATATGTTGCCGGAGGGCCGAACGTTGAAGGTTGCCAATGACCGCAAGGGATTTGCAGCTATTCTCAAATGGATCGGCTCGAAGGCCGTGCAACGCATCGTCTACGAACCGACCGGTCCCTACCACAAAGCCTTCGAGCGGTTCATGGTCGTGCAGGGACTGCCGCTCTCCAAGGTCAATCCCCGCCTTGCCCGGCGTTTCTGCGAAGCCACCGGTCGTCTGGCCAAGACGGACAGGATCGACGCCTGTCTACTGGTCCGTTACGGTGCACTTCTGGAGACGCGCATCCTTCAGGCCAACACGCAAGTCCTCAATGACTTGAAAGAGCTGCATACGGCAAGACTGG
Protein-coding sequences here:
- a CDS encoding hypothetical protein (manually curated); the encoded protein is MATHDLSTHRFQRKISDFCEVRIAPVASQRVLESIRPYLIGLVVHRRPPPIVSGRMDWAAIGQACGIEGEMTAELKKQLRPGLDAIIRWLGTPPVAEDILSAKPRAKTKKPIPRKSETVTRSRPQQIRSDKIPAQSSSMPRGPQPKPISPFPEPLFEATDDPASFQDALVYQMRRFGESYWQLYRAVVGLGETFDEKTLLSWVQGERVPRSLMSFEILSRIERRYRLGQGYFKAKLPHQSRSLYGHDMGEILKRMPDENRYPRAAAEAVRSFLLLRLGLHLGLRQKNLRQLRLCPRGHFPTSERRLEDMKCGELRWSDRENGWEVLIPSVAFKNSGSSFFGQKPFRLILPDLLDLYKYLEAYIDRHRGVLLGPAKDPGTFFVKTVKTTSLDAAYDSTKFYEAWRTVIQRYGIYNPYTGRGAIKGLLPHGPHNLRDILATHILKQTGSYEQASYAIQDTPDVVQQHYGRFLPQDKAALAAKILNQVWEAA
- a CDS encoding CubicO group peptidase, beta-lactamase class C family, with translation MNGEGILMSTRLGRFLRLRGVSNHDHLLLPSVALAAAEKPLPLPRSDKDVTFGAITTLGPKGTHETALESLLVDTGTTALVAVRDGSIVYEFYGNGGARETVNRCFSVTKSFTSALVGCAISEGLFAGLDETVGALLPALSGSPAGALTLRHLLEMRSGLRFVEGVMPWSDDAIVYLSPDCRAAALRAPVSDPVGAYFHYNDYHLMIVGMMLEKATGEPLQRYFERKLWQPIGAENRASLTVDSTAAGFAHMESGLNATAVDLAKFGQMFLDGGMVGGRQVVPADWVASSTGATGARRDPDWFRYYNGKPWGRVFASGKVFYKHFWWGYQHGDIDDFFAMGALGQHIYVSPKDRTVIVRLSERFPPGCWWPPIFRQIIEQM